A section of the Cutibacterium granulosum genome encodes:
- the dnaN gene encoding DNA polymerase III subunit beta codes for MKIRLERDVMADAVGWAARSLPTHLTVPILAGLLITATEDGVTMSGSDNETTAQITLPAQVEEPGQVLVSGKLLASIAKALPNKPVDITANPASMELVCGSVHFTLQGLPVDEYPSLPQMPATTGTVDTAIFAKAVSQVFVAAGRDELLPVFTGIRMEIDDDKLSLLATDRYRMALKEITWNPSSTQMDAAALVPAKVLNETARSMTTGDHVSINLSAADTGDGLVGFQGDGAHGQRQMTTRLLDGEFPKVRHLMDIKPTRSVRVRTDALVAAVRRVALVAERNTPLRIVINDDSISLSAATGDQAQASEAIEASVTDHVEGDPTITAAGFNPNYLSDALGALDTPYVHFSFTAPGKPCLVAGLNEIDGEIEQDYKHVIMLMRLPN; via the coding sequence GTGAAAATTCGGCTCGAACGCGACGTGATGGCCGACGCCGTTGGGTGGGCTGCCCGTAGCCTGCCCACCCACCTCACCGTGCCCATCCTCGCCGGTCTGCTCATCACTGCCACCGAGGACGGCGTGACGATGTCCGGATCCGACAACGAGACCACCGCACAGATCACCCTGCCGGCCCAGGTGGAGGAACCTGGTCAGGTACTCGTGTCGGGCAAGTTGTTGGCAAGCATCGCCAAGGCCCTTCCGAACAAGCCGGTCGACATCACAGCGAATCCGGCATCGATGGAACTCGTGTGCGGGTCGGTGCACTTCACGCTGCAGGGTCTTCCGGTTGACGAGTACCCATCGCTGCCTCAGATGCCTGCCACCACTGGAACGGTGGACACGGCAATCTTCGCCAAGGCCGTCTCCCAGGTGTTCGTCGCTGCAGGCCGTGATGAACTGCTGCCCGTCTTCACCGGCATTCGCATGGAGATCGACGATGACAAGCTCTCCCTGCTCGCCACCGACCGCTATCGCATGGCCCTCAAGGAAATCACGTGGAATCCCAGCTCCACACAGATGGATGCTGCGGCCCTGGTACCAGCCAAGGTCCTCAACGAGACTGCTCGTTCCATGACCACCGGGGACCACGTGTCGATCAACCTTTCCGCTGCGGACACCGGTGACGGACTCGTCGGCTTCCAGGGGGACGGGGCTCATGGTCAGCGCCAGATGACGACCCGACTGCTCGACGGCGAGTTCCCCAAGGTACGTCACCTCATGGACATCAAGCCCACCCGTTCGGTACGGGTGCGTACCGACGCCCTCGTCGCCGCGGTCCGACGCGTCGCCTTGGTTGCCGAGCGCAACACCCCGCTGCGTATCGTCATCAATGACGACTCCATCTCCCTGTCGGCCGCCACCGGTGACCAGGCTCAGGCCTCCGAGGCCATCGAAGCCTCGGTAACCGATCACGTGGAGGGCGATCCCACGATCACCGCTGCCGGGTTCAACCCGAACTACCTCTCCGACGCGCTGGGTGCCTTGGACACCCCCTACGTCCACTTCTCGTTCACTGCCCCTGGCAAACCATGTCTGGTTGCTGGTCTCAACGAGATCGACGGTGAGATCGAGCAGGACTACAAACACGTCATCATGCTCATGAGGTTGCCCAACTGA
- the recF gene encoding DNA replication/repair protein RecF (All proteins in this family for which functions are known are DNA-binding proteins that assist the filamentation of RecA onto DNA for the initiation of recombination or recombinational repair.), producing the protein MYVAELGLVDFRSYVRSAITLQPGVTSFIGSNGQGKTNLVEAIEYLSTLSSHRVSNDVPLIRLGARQAIVRARVRAGSDDLRSLLLEVEINSGRANRTRINRARTQRTRDLLGVLRTVVFSPNDLSIVRGDPSDRRHFLDGLVITRWPRMAGVKADYERILRQRNVLLKSLAGRGASAGGEAGATLEIWDEQLATIGAELLSARLDTLSSLMPLAAKAYGDIAPVNDLTTVQYRSTIDLSDLWSPPQADTPSDPVDRAALTERFRDALSARRKDELVRGVTLAGPHRDDVVLHIGQLPAKGYASHGESWSLALALRLGSFELLRADGIEPVLVLDDVFAELDSTRRDRLAGSIVDADQVLVTTAVASDVPEVLHGARFDVGGGNVMAHEEVLDER; encoded by the coding sequence GTGTATGTTGCCGAGCTGGGACTGGTGGACTTCCGGTCCTACGTGCGTTCCGCCATCACACTGCAACCAGGTGTGACGTCGTTCATCGGCTCCAACGGGCAGGGCAAGACGAACCTCGTCGAGGCCATCGAGTACCTGTCCACCCTGTCGTCGCACCGCGTGAGCAACGACGTCCCACTCATCCGGCTGGGAGCCCGACAGGCCATCGTGCGCGCCCGTGTGCGGGCCGGAAGTGATGACCTGCGATCCCTACTGCTGGAGGTGGAGATCAACTCCGGGCGGGCCAACCGAACCCGAATCAATCGGGCGAGGACACAGCGCACCCGTGATCTTCTCGGGGTGCTGCGCACCGTCGTCTTCAGTCCCAACGATCTGTCGATCGTACGAGGGGATCCATCGGATCGACGTCATTTCCTCGACGGCCTGGTCATCACCCGCTGGCCCCGGATGGCCGGGGTCAAGGCTGATTACGAGCGCATCCTCAGACAGCGTAATGTTCTGCTGAAATCCCTTGCCGGGCGAGGTGCCTCTGCCGGCGGTGAGGCGGGAGCGACCCTGGAGATCTGGGACGAACAGTTGGCAACGATCGGCGCCGAACTGCTCTCCGCGCGGTTGGACACCCTGAGTTCCCTCATGCCGCTGGCCGCGAAGGCCTATGGAGACATCGCTCCCGTCAATGACCTCACCACTGTCCAGTACCGGTCAACGATCGATCTGAGCGATCTGTGGTCACCTCCGCAGGCAGACACCCCGAGCGATCCGGTGGATCGGGCTGCTCTCACCGAGCGATTTCGAGATGCCCTGTCGGCTCGTCGCAAGGACGAACTCGTCCGAGGGGTGACGTTGGCCGGCCCGCACCGTGACGACGTCGTCCTGCACATCGGTCAGCTCCCGGCCAAGGGCTATGCCTCCCACGGTGAGTCGTGGTCGCTGGCACTCGCTCTGCGGCTCGGATCCTTCGAGCTGTTGCGTGCTGACGGCATCGAGCCGGTACTCGTTCTTGACGACGTCTTCGCCGAGCTCGACAGTACTCGACGGGATCGACTTGCCGGTTCCATCGTCGATGCCGATCAGGTGCTCGTCACCACGGCCGTTGCCTCCGACGTGCCTGAGGTACTGCACGGGGCGAGGTTCGACGTGGGCGGTGGCAACGTCATGGCCCACGAGGAGGTGCTCGATGAACGGTGA
- a CDS encoding DUF721 domain-containing protein, which translates to MVSETVSEQDQQVDTEHSDDGLDLAQSTARAARGDPAGAPRPRTGALPDSQVQLPAPRGIRSPRRRRSRVHHATWSGPGPDRRDPVPLGDAIDKLIRSRGWSTQVSLRQVLDNWEKLVGPANAAHSTPVSYTKTVLTVRTDATVWATSMRMIAPNLVAELNRRLGQGTVTRVVIEGPSAPSWKHGPRSVPGRGPRDTYG; encoded by the coding sequence ATCGTCTCGGAGACGGTGAGCGAGCAGGATCAACAGGTCGACACCGAGCACAGTGATGACGGTCTCGACCTAGCCCAGAGCACTGCTCGCGCGGCTCGCGGCGATCCAGCTGGTGCTCCTCGGCCTCGCACCGGTGCTCTGCCCGATTCCCAAGTGCAGTTGCCGGCCCCACGTGGCATACGTAGTCCTCGTAGACGCCGCAGTCGCGTCCACCATGCCACCTGGTCCGGGCCCGGACCCGATCGTCGTGACCCCGTGCCATTGGGAGACGCGATCGACAAGCTCATTCGGTCCCGCGGCTGGTCGACCCAGGTGAGTTTGCGTCAGGTGCTCGACAACTGGGAGAAGCTCGTGGGCCCGGCCAATGCCGCCCACTCCACGCCGGTGTCCTACACCAAGACCGTGCTCACCGTGCGCACCGATGCCACCGTGTGGGCCACGAGCATGCGCATGATCGCCCCCAATCTCGTCGCCGAACTCAATCGGCGGCTGGGACAGGGTACGGTGACACGTGTCGTCATCGAAGGACCGAGCGCACCGAGCTGGAAACATGGTCCACGATCGGTGCCGGGTAGAGGACCACGCGACACCTATGGATGA
- the manA gene encoding mannose-6-phosphate isomerase, class I, translating into MHVVTGQVQHYDWGTTAEIPRLLGVESDGRPWAEYWLGAHPKAPSVLADGCHVNGADRADGGQPLDRWLAEHPDQLGQASREVFGDRLSFLLKILSAEQPLSIQAHPSRTQAQMGFAQENAAGVPIDDPLRLYRDDWPKPEMIVALTEFHALYGFRDPHASRRMLAVFDAVDGFPGLVAPLEDPGSEGIAAVLTSCLQPDEQNRRVIADMIAAAHDLVQDNDPPSGQGKVPQLARTAVELDRAHPGDPSILAALLMNRVHLRPGESLFLGAGTMHAYLHGTGIEIMASSDNVLRGGLTSKHIDVPALLDQADLTATSVEPWRPQQLPGGLQHYRTPFPEFTLWRLGECVETDLPATGLGRILLVLDGRMSLTTSAGVTSNDTSAEVTQVRAGQAVWISAGQQVHVTGSAVGFLAAPGVGQEFPDEL; encoded by the coding sequence ATGCACGTCGTCACCGGACAGGTTCAGCACTACGACTGGGGGACCACCGCCGAGATCCCACGTCTGCTGGGTGTGGAGTCCGATGGACGTCCGTGGGCCGAGTACTGGTTGGGTGCCCATCCCAAGGCACCCTCCGTGCTGGCGGACGGCTGCCACGTCAATGGAGCCGACCGTGCCGACGGTGGACAGCCCCTGGATCGTTGGCTTGCCGAGCACCCCGACCAGCTTGGCCAGGCCAGCCGTGAGGTCTTTGGTGACAGACTGTCCTTCCTGCTCAAGATATTGTCGGCAGAACAGCCACTGAGCATTCAGGCCCATCCGTCACGTACCCAGGCTCAGATGGGTTTTGCCCAGGAAAATGCTGCTGGGGTGCCCATCGATGATCCGCTTCGCCTCTATCGCGACGACTGGCCCAAACCCGAGATGATCGTCGCCCTCACCGAGTTCCATGCCCTGTACGGTTTCCGGGACCCCCACGCATCACGCCGAATGCTGGCCGTTTTCGACGCCGTGGATGGTTTCCCCGGCCTCGTCGCGCCTCTGGAGGATCCAGGATCTGAGGGAATCGCTGCAGTACTGACGTCCTGTCTGCAGCCCGATGAGCAAAACCGACGGGTCATCGCCGACATGATCGCCGCGGCACACGATCTCGTCCAGGACAACGACCCGCCATCTGGGCAGGGAAAAGTGCCACAGCTGGCCCGCACTGCCGTCGAACTTGATCGGGCTCACCCCGGTGATCCCTCCATCCTTGCCGCATTGCTCATGAACCGGGTGCATCTGCGCCCCGGGGAGAGCCTGTTCCTCGGTGCGGGCACCATGCATGCGTATCTGCACGGTACCGGGATCGAGATCATGGCGAGTTCGGACAATGTGTTGCGCGGTGGCCTCACCTCCAAACACATTGACGTGCCTGCCCTGCTCGATCAGGCAGACCTCACGGCGACGTCCGTCGAACCGTGGCGTCCGCAACAACTGCCCGGTGGTCTCCAGCACTACCGGACGCCGTTTCCAGAATTCACCCTGTGGCGGTTGGGGGAATGCGTGGAGACAGACCTGCCGGCCACCGGTCTTGGCCGGATCCTCCTCGTCCTGGACGGCCGAATGAGCCTCACCACCTCAGCTGGTGTGACAAGCAATGACACCAGTGCTGAGGTGACCCAGGTGCGGGCCGGGCAGGCTGTCTGGATCAGTGCCGGGCAGCAGGTACACGTCACTGGCTCCGCGGTGGGTTTCCTTGCGGCCCCCGGAGTCGGTCAGGAGTTCCCCGACGAGCTGTGA
- the gyrB gene encoding DNA topoisomerase (ATP-hydrolyzing) subunit B — protein MSQPSSSESQSALSSVEDLQGESTVHADEPPTEATPSLVDGTYDAGQITVLEGLEAVRKRPGMYIGSTGERGLHHLVYEIVDNSVDEALAGYCNSIEVELLDDGRCQVSDDGRGIPVKEHPVEHIPTVTLVLTVLHAGGKFGDGGYKVSGGLHGVGSSVVNALSSTFVVEVFRDGYHWRQSFTLGVPDGPLEQLEETEATGTTITFEPSADIFDTTVFDYETLAARFREMAFLNKGLRISLRDLRDGHVDEDGAALHDEFHYADGLQDYVTFLIGTKDVINPTIISLEAHRPEEGMGLEIAMQWNTSYATSVHTFANTINTIEGGTHEEGFRAALTSVVNRWGESWGMIKKREDRVSGDDIREGLTAIVSIKLTEPQFEGQTKTKLGNTEARSFVQKVLYEKLSDWFEQNPKEGKLIITKSQAAAQARVAARKARDMARNRKGLLGSTSLPGKLKDCSSTNPEECEIFIVEGDSAGGSASQGRDPRIQAILPMRGKILNVEKARVDRALNSETIESIINALGTGVHEEFDLDKLRYHKIILMADADVDGAHIRTLLLTLLFRFMRPVIEAGHVYLAQPPLFRLRWTNAPHELAYSDEERDLLRTDGLEHGKKLPQVNPIQRYKGLGEMDAEDLWDTTMDPDKRLLLQVTLEDAAMADQMFSVLMGEDVQQRRSFIQRNAKDVRFLDI, from the coding sequence GTGAGCCAGCCGTCATCATCTGAATCCCAGTCTGCTCTTTCCTCCGTCGAGGATTTGCAGGGGGAATCCACCGTCCACGCAGACGAGCCTCCCACCGAGGCCACTCCCTCACTGGTCGACGGTACCTACGATGCCGGGCAGATCACCGTGCTGGAAGGACTCGAGGCGGTTCGCAAGCGTCCCGGCATGTACATCGGGTCCACCGGTGAGCGCGGCCTGCACCACTTGGTCTACGAGATCGTCGACAACTCCGTTGACGAGGCCTTGGCGGGCTACTGCAACTCCATCGAGGTCGAACTGCTGGACGACGGACGCTGCCAAGTGAGTGACGACGGTCGTGGCATCCCGGTCAAGGAGCACCCCGTCGAACACATCCCCACTGTCACCCTGGTGCTCACCGTGCTGCACGCCGGTGGCAAGTTCGGTGACGGCGGGTACAAGGTCTCCGGTGGTCTGCACGGTGTGGGTTCCTCGGTCGTCAATGCCCTGTCGAGCACATTCGTCGTCGAGGTGTTCCGCGACGGGTACCACTGGCGTCAGTCCTTCACCCTTGGCGTGCCCGACGGGCCCCTGGAGCAGCTGGAGGAGACCGAGGCCACCGGTACGACGATCACCTTCGAACCCTCGGCCGACATCTTCGACACCACCGTCTTCGACTACGAGACCCTGGCGGCCCGATTCCGCGAGATGGCCTTCCTCAACAAGGGGCTGCGCATCAGCCTGCGTGACCTGCGGGATGGACACGTCGACGAGGACGGTGCGGCCCTGCACGACGAATTCCATTACGCAGATGGGTTGCAGGACTATGTCACGTTCCTCATCGGGACCAAGGACGTCATCAACCCCACGATCATCAGTCTGGAGGCTCACCGTCCCGAGGAGGGGATGGGGCTGGAGATCGCGATGCAGTGGAACACGTCGTACGCCACCAGCGTGCACACCTTTGCCAACACCATCAACACCATCGAGGGCGGTACCCACGAGGAGGGCTTCCGCGCCGCACTCACCAGTGTCGTCAACCGCTGGGGCGAGAGCTGGGGCATGATCAAGAAACGCGAGGATCGCGTCTCCGGTGACGACATCCGTGAGGGACTCACGGCGATCGTCTCCATCAAGCTCACCGAGCCGCAGTTCGAGGGACAGACGAAGACCAAGCTGGGCAACACTGAGGCGCGGTCCTTCGTGCAGAAGGTGCTCTACGAGAAACTCTCCGACTGGTTCGAGCAGAACCCCAAGGAGGGCAAGCTCATCATCACCAAGTCCCAGGCGGCTGCCCAGGCTCGTGTTGCCGCTCGCAAGGCACGTGACATGGCCCGCAACCGCAAGGGTCTGCTCGGATCGACGTCCCTGCCGGGCAAACTCAAGGACTGCTCCTCGACCAATCCCGAGGAGTGTGAGATCTTCATCGTGGAGGGTGACTCCGCCGGTGGCTCTGCCTCCCAGGGCCGTGATCCACGCATCCAGGCGATCCTGCCGATGCGAGGAAAGATCCTCAACGTCGAGAAGGCCCGGGTGGATCGGGCCCTCAACTCCGAGACGATCGAGTCGATCATCAATGCGCTGGGTACTGGCGTGCACGAGGAATTCGACCTTGACAAGCTGCGGTACCACAAGATCATCCTCATGGCGGACGCCGACGTCGACGGTGCGCACATCCGTACCCTGCTGCTCACCCTGCTGTTCCGGTTCATGCGCCCGGTCATCGAGGCCGGTCACGTCTACCTGGCCCAGCCCCCGCTGTTCCGACTGCGCTGGACCAACGCTCCGCACGAGTTGGCCTACTCCGACGAGGAACGCGATCTGTTGCGTACCGACGGCCTGGAGCACGGCAAGAAGCTGCCGCAGGTCAACCCGATCCAGCGCTACAAGGGCTTGGGTGAGATGGACGCCGAGGATCTGTGGGACACCACGATGGACCCGGACAAGCGGCTGCTGCTCCAGGTGACCTTGGAGGACGCTGCCATGGCCGATCAGATGTTCTCCGTCCTCATGGGCGAGGACGTCCAACAGCGCCGGTCGTTCATCCAGCGCAATGCCAAGGACGTGCGTTTCCTCGACATCTGA
- the gyrA gene encoding DNA gyrase subunit A, with the protein MADDHSSNEQLAADDQGLVTGRHVGIRPVEIRDEIQNAYLDYAMSVIVGRALPDVRDGLKPVHRRVIYAMYDGGYRPDRGWNKCSRVVGDVMGKYHPHGDSAIYDTLVRLAQPWAMRYKLVQGQGNFGSQGNDGAAAMRYTECKMAPLAMEMVRDIDQDTVDFQPNYDNKETEPVVLPARFPNLLVNGSSGIAVGMATNIPTHNLREVNEAVQWSLAHPDASDEELLEAAMHRVKGPDFPGGALIVGRQGIEDAYRTGRGSVTMRAVIDMEEDRKGRQCLVVTELPYMCNPDNLATKIADLVNSGRINGIADIRDDSSARTGQRLVIVLKRDAQPRVVMNNLYKHTGLQDTFGCNMLALVDNVPRTLRLDQFISYWIDHQMEVIRRRTEYRLAQAEKDAHIQRALVKALDMLDEVIALIRRSPNTEEANLGLQKLLEIDEIQARAILDMQLRRLAALERQKIIDRLNELERLIADYQAILASEDRQRKIISTELAEIVEKYGDERRTRIIAADGDFSEEDFIPDDDVVVTITRGGYAKRTRTDLYRLQKRGGKGVRGASLRADDEVAQLFTTTNHQWILFFTNMGRVYRTKVWQLPEASRDARGGHVAGLLSFLPEEHITRVMTLRSYDDAKYLLLATRAGLVKKTQLTAYDSSRQAGVIAINFRTDDDELIGAELCGPDDDVLLISRKGQAIRFGADDEQLRPMGRATSGVTGMKFRGDDELLSMSVIEVGTDEDERFVFTATDGGYAKRTLVSEYRRQGRGGLGIKAMALSEDRGSLVGGLVVQEADEVIAIRTSGQLTRSAVAEVPVKGRSTMGVKFVSVRGKDAVSIIALNPEHEESDDDTQPNHDEMRIITESGGESAARDGVSDADVSTDGSTAGTVVSDEASDDAGEHGEQA; encoded by the coding sequence ATGGCTGATGACCACAGCTCCAACGAGCAGCTTGCGGCTGACGACCAAGGTCTGGTGACCGGTCGCCACGTCGGCATCCGGCCGGTCGAGATTCGTGACGAGATCCAGAACGCCTACCTCGACTACGCCATGAGTGTCATCGTCGGGCGAGCCCTCCCCGACGTGCGAGACGGCCTCAAACCAGTGCACCGTCGCGTCATCTACGCCATGTACGACGGTGGGTACCGTCCCGATCGCGGCTGGAACAAGTGCTCCCGTGTCGTTGGTGACGTCATGGGCAAATACCATCCGCACGGCGACTCGGCCATCTACGACACCTTGGTGCGTCTGGCCCAGCCGTGGGCGATGCGCTACAAGCTGGTGCAGGGCCAGGGCAACTTCGGGTCCCAGGGCAATGACGGTGCCGCCGCCATGCGATACACCGAGTGCAAGATGGCGCCGCTGGCCATGGAGATGGTTCGCGACATCGACCAGGACACCGTCGACTTCCAGCCCAACTACGACAACAAGGAGACCGAGCCGGTCGTCCTGCCGGCCAGGTTCCCGAACCTGCTCGTCAACGGTTCCTCGGGCATCGCGGTGGGTATGGCCACCAACATCCCGACCCACAACCTGCGTGAGGTCAACGAGGCCGTGCAGTGGTCCTTGGCCCATCCCGACGCCTCCGACGAGGAGTTGCTCGAGGCGGCCATGCACCGCGTCAAGGGGCCGGACTTCCCCGGCGGGGCCCTCATCGTGGGACGTCAGGGCATCGAGGACGCCTACCGCACCGGCCGTGGCTCGGTGACGATGCGCGCCGTCATCGACATGGAGGAGGACAGGAAGGGGCGCCAGTGCCTGGTCGTCACCGAATTGCCCTACATGTGCAACCCCGACAACCTCGCCACCAAGATCGCCGATCTGGTGAACTCCGGTCGCATCAACGGCATCGCCGACATTCGGGACGACTCCTCGGCGCGTACCGGCCAGCGGCTCGTCATCGTCCTCAAACGTGACGCACAGCCTCGCGTCGTCATGAACAACCTCTACAAGCACACGGGCCTGCAGGACACCTTCGGCTGCAACATGCTGGCGCTGGTCGACAACGTTCCGCGCACCCTGCGGCTGGACCAGTTCATCAGCTACTGGATCGACCACCAGATGGAGGTCATCCGCAGGCGCACCGAGTATCGTCTGGCCCAGGCCGAGAAGGACGCCCACATCCAGCGGGCCCTCGTCAAGGCCCTCGACATGCTCGACGAGGTCATCGCGCTCATCCGTCGCTCCCCGAACACCGAGGAGGCGAACCTGGGTCTGCAGAAGCTGTTGGAGATTGACGAGATCCAGGCGCGCGCCATCCTCGACATGCAGCTGCGTCGTCTGGCCGCCCTGGAGCGTCAGAAGATCATCGACCGGCTCAACGAGCTGGAACGGCTCATCGCCGACTACCAGGCGATCCTCGCCAGTGAGGACCGTCAGCGCAAGATCATCTCGACCGAGCTGGCCGAGATCGTCGAGAAGTACGGTGACGAGCGTCGCACCCGCATCATCGCCGCCGACGGGGACTTCTCCGAGGAGGACTTCATCCCCGACGACGACGTCGTCGTCACCATCACCCGCGGTGGCTACGCCAAACGCACCCGTACCGACCTGTACCGGCTGCAGAAGCGTGGTGGCAAGGGAGTTCGCGGAGCCAGCCTGCGCGCCGACGATGAGGTGGCCCAGTTGTTCACCACGACGAACCACCAGTGGATCCTGTTCTTCACGAACATGGGGCGGGTGTACCGCACCAAGGTGTGGCAGCTGCCCGAGGCCAGTCGGGATGCCAGGGGCGGTCACGTCGCCGGGCTGCTGAGTTTCCTCCCCGAGGAGCACATCACCCGTGTCATGACCCTGCGCTCCTACGACGACGCGAAGTATCTGCTGCTCGCGACTCGAGCCGGTCTGGTGAAGAAGACCCAGCTGACGGCCTACGACTCGTCGCGTCAGGCCGGCGTCATCGCCATCAACTTCCGCACCGATGACGATGAGCTCATCGGGGCCGAGCTGTGCGGACCAGACGACGACGTGCTGCTCATCAGTCGCAAGGGTCAGGCGATCCGGTTTGGCGCCGACGACGAGCAGTTGCGTCCGATGGGACGAGCCACCTCCGGGGTCACCGGAATGAAGTTTCGTGGCGACGACGAGCTGTTGTCCATGTCGGTCATCGAGGTTGGTACCGACGAGGACGAGCGGTTCGTCTTCACCGCCACCGATGGTGGTTATGCCAAACGCACCTTGGTGAGTGAGTACCGTCGTCAGGGACGTGGCGGCCTGGGCATCAAGGCGATGGCACTGTCGGAGGATCGCGGTTCACTGGTCGGTGGTCTCGTCGTCCAGGAGGCCGACGAGGTCATTGCCATTCGCACCTCTGGCCAGCTCACTCGTTCGGCCGTCGCGGAGGTACCGGTCAAGGGACGCTCCACCATGGGGGTGAAATTCGTCAGCGTTCGTGGCAAGGACGCCGTCTCGATCATCGCTCTCAACCCTGAGCACGAGGAATCAGACGACGACACCCAGCCCAACCACGACGAGATGAGGATCATCACCGAGAGCGGTGGTGAGTCCGCAGCTCGCGATGGTGTGTCAGACGCGGACGTGAGCACTGATGGGAGCACAGCAGGTACCGTAGTCTCAGATGAGGCATCGGACGATGCTGGTGAGCACGGCGAGCAGGCCTGA
- a CDS encoding DUF3566 domain-containing protein has translation MSDQSTSRRQSYDPEKTQWTAGDAKRNFGPKRGSDSRHDVAHDDTHAGTQRSVRRDEASSRPREMASSDWEHVSRRTRKARLRLTRVDPWSVLKTALLFGVAGAIILFIAVWVVWGVIGVSGAFESINKAVNDLVSSPTSTKKFQLSDYVNTGRVLGLTAVIGVIDAVLFTALSVVLAFLYNLAAQIMGGLELTLAED, from the coding sequence ATGAGCGATCAATCCACCTCGAGGCGTCAGTCGTACGACCCTGAGAAGACCCAGTGGACCGCTGGTGACGCCAAGCGGAACTTTGGCCCCAAGCGTGGCAGTGACTCCAGGCATGATGTTGCTCACGATGACACGCATGCCGGCACGCAGCGATCGGTGCGTCGTGACGAGGCCTCGTCACGTCCCCGGGAGATGGCTTCCTCCGACTGGGAACATGTCTCCCGGCGTACCCGTAAGGCTCGTCTCCGGCTCACCAGGGTTGACCCGTGGTCGGTGCTCAAGACGGCGCTGCTGTTCGGTGTGGCTGGCGCCATCATCCTCTTCATCGCTGTGTGGGTGGTGTGGGGTGTCATCGGTGTGTCGGGTGCCTTCGAGTCGATCAACAAGGCCGTCAACGACTTGGTGAGCTCACCGACGTCCACCAAGAAGTTCCAGCTCTCCGACTACGTCAACACCGGACGGGTCCTGGGGCTCACAGCGGTCATCGGCGTCATCGACGCCGTGCTCTTCACGGCTCTGTCAGTGGTCCTTGCCTTCCTGTACAACCTTGCCGCCCAGATCATGGGTGGGTTGGAACTCACCTTGGCCGAGGACTGA
- a CDS encoding lactate/malate family dehydrogenase, with the protein MSLAPHLVVIGIGHVGSDVVTNAASLGFFSRISVIDADEHVRDGQALDNHQATGVLPAVTDVTAADYSVCQDADAIIVAAGPSILPEDHSGGHDTRNQLAEVNAAVIREVMAGVTAHTHDTPIVLITNPLDVNVHIAATEFDYPQNLIVGTGTSLDSARLRRHIADLAHVSPNSVQAFMLGEHGATAFPYLSHATIGGMTLAEASATLGFEPLDPNQVSEAVVQSAFDVLHGKGWTSSGISRAAVSLAQAILRDDHSIHPVSALADGLLGFHGEVSLSLPTIIGADGVHQHLDIALNDWEQEHLAASAQAVTTIYESVRPA; encoded by the coding sequence ATGTCGCTCGCCCCACACCTCGTCGTCATAGGAATCGGCCATGTCGGTTCCGACGTCGTCACCAATGCTGCTTCGCTGGGATTCTTCTCACGCATCTCCGTCATCGACGCCGACGAGCACGTGCGTGACGGTCAGGCTCTGGACAATCACCAGGCCACCGGCGTACTCCCTGCCGTGACCGACGTCACCGCCGCCGACTACAGCGTCTGCCAGGATGCCGACGCCATCATCGTGGCGGCCGGGCCCTCCATCCTGCCGGAGGATCACAGCGGTGGGCACGACACCCGCAATCAGCTCGCGGAGGTGAACGCAGCCGTCATTCGTGAGGTGATGGCAGGCGTCACGGCCCACACCCACGACACTCCCATCGTCCTCATCACGAATCCGTTGGACGTCAACGTTCACATTGCCGCCACCGAGTTCGACTACCCCCAGAACCTCATCGTGGGCACCGGAACATCGCTGGACTCGGCCCGGTTGCGCCGTCACATTGCCGATCTGGCCCATGTGAGCCCGAACTCGGTGCAGGCATTCATGCTCGGTGAGCACGGCGCCACGGCATTCCCCTACCTGTCCCACGCGACGATCGGTGGCATGACACTGGCGGAGGCGTCCGCAACCCTTGGCTTCGAACCGCTGGACCCCAACCAGGTGAGTGAAGCGGTCGTGCAGTCAGCCTTCGACGTCCTGCACGGCAAGGGATGGACGTCCTCAGGAATCTCACGTGCCGCGGTGAGCCTGGCCCAGGCCATTCTGCGTGACGATCACTCGATCCACCCGGTGAGCGCGTTGGCTGACGGGTTGCTCGGATTCCATGGCGAGGTGTCCTTGTCACTGCCGACGATCATCGGGGCCGACGGCGTCCACCAGCACCTGGACATCGCCCTGAACGACTGGGAGCAGGAGCACCTGGCCGCCTCGGCACAGGCAGTGACGACGATCTACGAATCGGTACGTCCCGCCTGA